In one window of Rathayibacter caricis DSM 15933 DNA:
- a CDS encoding NAD(P)H-dependent glycerol-3-phosphate dehydrogenase — MSPSSRRSAPIPVPRRVAVLGAGSWGTTFAKILADGGSDVVMWARRSELAREITEAKRNSDYLPGINLPRNIRATPRIEEALEGADHVYLSIPSQSLRGNLEAITPFLTERTVLISLMKGVEKSTGLRMSEVIAQMLPIDPSRIAVASGPNLALEIAKEQPTAAVIASESLVTAQEVALAATNRYFRSYVNTDVIGTEFGGVLKNLIAVAIGIVDGVGYGENTKASIITRGLAEMTDFAVAYGGRPETMSGLAGLGDLIATSSSSLSRNNTAGRLLGQGYSFTDVVKSMQQTAEGLASVAPVLELARARGVDMPIVQQVSQVLAGTLDPKDIAPHLTTDSDEPQGERNLDDQQAPRRRSVRGALQRALDQLRHGGRGPEGDRP; from the coding sequence TTGAGTCCGAGCAGTAGGAGATCCGCTCCGATCCCCGTCCCACGCCGTGTCGCGGTTCTGGGGGCGGGGAGCTGGGGGACCACGTTCGCCAAGATCCTGGCGGACGGAGGATCGGACGTCGTGATGTGGGCGCGCCGGAGCGAGCTCGCCCGCGAGATCACCGAGGCCAAGCGCAACAGCGACTACCTGCCCGGCATCAACCTGCCGCGCAACATCCGCGCGACACCGCGCATCGAGGAGGCGCTCGAGGGCGCCGACCACGTCTACCTCTCGATCCCGTCGCAGTCGCTGCGCGGCAACCTCGAGGCGATCACTCCGTTCCTCACCGAGCGCACGGTGCTGATCAGCCTGATGAAGGGCGTGGAGAAGAGCACGGGACTGCGGATGAGCGAGGTGATCGCGCAGATGCTGCCGATCGATCCGAGCCGCATCGCGGTCGCCTCCGGGCCCAACCTCGCTCTCGAGATCGCGAAGGAGCAGCCGACAGCGGCGGTCATCGCCTCCGAGAGCCTCGTCACCGCTCAGGAGGTGGCCCTCGCCGCCACCAACCGCTACTTCCGCTCCTACGTGAACACCGACGTGATCGGCACGGAGTTCGGCGGGGTGCTGAAGAACCTGATCGCGGTGGCCATCGGCATCGTCGACGGGGTCGGCTACGGCGAGAACACGAAGGCGTCGATCATCACGCGCGGCCTCGCCGAGATGACCGACTTCGCGGTCGCCTACGGGGGCCGGCCCGAGACGATGTCCGGTCTCGCGGGGCTGGGCGACCTCATCGCCACCTCGAGCTCGTCGCTCTCGCGCAACAACACCGCCGGGCGGCTGCTCGGGCAGGGCTACAGCTTCACCGACGTGGTGAAGTCGATGCAGCAGACGGCGGAGGGACTCGCGTCCGTGGCGCCCGTCCTGGAGCTCGCCCGTGCGCGCGGAGTCGACATGCCCATCGTCCAGCAGGTGTCGCAGGTGCTCGCCGGTACGCTCGACCCGAAGGACATCGCGCCGCACCTGACCACGGATTCGGACGAGCCACAGGGTGAGAGGAACCTCGATGACCAGCAAGCTCCGCGTCGCCGTTCTGTTCGGGGGGCGCTCCAGCGAGCACTCGATCAGCTGCGCCACGGCGGCAGGGGTCCTGAGGGCGATCGACCGTGA
- a CDS encoding D-alanine--D-alanine ligase family protein — protein sequence MTSKLRVAVLFGGRSSEHSISCATAAGVLRAIDRDRFEVIPVGITVDGAFVLEEDRPEKFALDAAALPRVHDDGSRVRWPESALSRELGVTRPDGSTESLGDVDVVFPILHGPWGEDGTIQGLLELVGLPYVGSGVLASALGMDKHFTKTVLRAAGIEVAPWYTVTEAEWRAAPGDAEAALDELGLPAFVKPARAGSSVGVSRVDDRADLAAALDEAFSHDSRVLVESAIVGREVEIGVLGGRRGELPRSSVAGEIVISGRGFYDFEAKYLGAAGIDLVCPADLTADELAEMRELAVRGFEAIGAEGLARVDFFLTADGFVVNEINTMPGFTPISMFPRMWGASGVEYPDLITELIELALERRPVAVA from the coding sequence ATGACCAGCAAGCTCCGCGTCGCCGTTCTGTTCGGGGGGCGCTCCAGCGAGCACTCGATCAGCTGCGCCACGGCGGCAGGGGTCCTGAGGGCGATCGACCGTGACCGCTTCGAGGTGATCCCGGTCGGGATCACCGTCGACGGCGCGTTCGTGCTCGAGGAGGACCGTCCCGAGAAGTTCGCGCTCGACGCGGCGGCCCTGCCCCGCGTGCACGACGACGGGAGCCGCGTGCGCTGGCCGGAGTCGGCGCTCTCGCGCGAGCTGGGCGTCACGCGACCCGACGGCTCGACCGAGTCGCTCGGGGACGTCGACGTCGTGTTCCCGATCCTGCACGGGCCGTGGGGCGAGGACGGCACGATCCAGGGGCTCCTCGAGCTCGTGGGCCTGCCCTACGTCGGCTCGGGCGTGCTCGCCTCGGCGCTCGGCATGGACAAGCACTTCACCAAGACGGTGCTGCGCGCGGCCGGCATCGAGGTCGCGCCCTGGTACACGGTGACCGAGGCGGAGTGGCGCGCGGCCCCCGGCGACGCCGAGGCGGCGCTCGACGAGCTCGGGTTGCCCGCCTTCGTGAAGCCGGCGCGAGCCGGCTCCAGCGTCGGAGTGAGTCGGGTCGACGACCGAGCGGACCTCGCTGCGGCTCTCGACGAGGCGTTCTCGCACGACTCCCGCGTGCTCGTCGAATCGGCGATCGTGGGCCGCGAGGTCGAGATCGGCGTGCTCGGCGGTCGTCGCGGGGAGCTGCCGCGCTCCTCCGTCGCCGGCGAGATCGTGATCTCGGGCCGCGGCTTCTACGACTTCGAGGCCAAGTACCTCGGGGCGGCAGGCATCGACCTGGTCTGCCCCGCCGACCTCACCGCCGACGAGCTCGCCGAGATGCGCGAGCTGGCGGTGCGCGGGTTCGAGGCGATCGGGGCAGAAGGACTGGCCCGCGTCGACTTCTTCCTCACCGCCGACGGCTTCGTGGTGAACGAGATCAACACGATGCCCGGATTCACGCCGATCTCGATGTTCCCGCGGATGTGGGGGGCGAGCGGGGTCGAGTACCCCGACCTCATCACGGAGCTGATCGAGCTGGCCCTCGAGCGCCGCCCGGTCGCGGTGGCGTGA
- a CDS encoding GntR family transcriptional regulator: MTDPALGLRLEAGPTAPFEQIREQITAQVADGALIVGTRLPPVRALAETLGIAAGTVARAYKELEAAGVVETRGRSGTVVARGAEGVGHEAQLAAVAFAERMRGLGVAPDEALRMVRTALGR; this comes from the coding sequence GTGACGGATCCGGCCCTGGGGCTCCGCCTCGAGGCGGGACCGACCGCTCCCTTCGAGCAGATCCGGGAGCAGATCACCGCGCAGGTCGCCGACGGCGCGCTGATCGTCGGCACGCGGCTCCCGCCGGTGCGCGCCCTGGCAGAGACGCTGGGCATCGCCGCGGGGACGGTCGCGCGCGCCTACAAGGAGCTCGAGGCTGCCGGTGTCGTCGAGACGCGCGGTCGCTCCGGCACCGTCGTCGCGCGCGGAGCGGAGGGTGTGGGCCACGAGGCGCAGCTCGCGGCGGTCGCGTTCGCCGAGCGGATGCGCGGGCTCGGCGTCGCTCCGGACGAGGCACTGCGGATGGTGCGGACGGCGCTCGGCCGCTGA
- a CDS encoding DUF3515 domain-containing protein, with the protein MVDTLAWLAMSPRRLACPLAALSSVLLLSGCSAPVALEPAADATSTECAEVSVRLPDVVAGQPERETNAQGTGAWGTPAAVILHCGVEVPGPTTDLCVSVSGVDWIIDESQAADDVYTLTTYGRDPAVEITVDQSRASGTSAVVDLAESVSYLPKVGECTNVSETDTLDTTGTPEG; encoded by the coding sequence ATGGTTGACACGCTAGCCTGGCTCGCGATGTCCCCCCGCCGCCTCGCCTGCCCCCTCGCCGCCCTGTCCTCCGTGCTCCTGCTCAGCGGCTGCTCCGCCCCGGTCGCACTCGAACCGGCCGCGGACGCGACGAGCACCGAGTGCGCCGAGGTCTCGGTCCGACTGCCGGATGTTGTGGCGGGCCAGCCCGAGCGCGAGACGAACGCGCAGGGCACGGGCGCCTGGGGCACCCCGGCCGCGGTCATCCTGCACTGCGGAGTCGAGGTGCCCGGCCCCACGACCGACCTCTGCGTCTCGGTCAGCGGGGTCGACTGGATCATCGACGAGTCGCAGGCGGCCGACGACGTGTACACGCTGACGACGTACGGGCGCGATCCGGCCGTCGAGATCACCGTCGACCAGAGCCGCGCCTCCGGCACCTCGGCCGTCGTCGACCTGGCCGAATCGGTGTCCTACCTGCCGAAGGTCGGCGAGTGCACGAACGTGTCCGAGACCGACACCCTCGACACGACCGGGACGCCCGAGGGCTGA
- the thiL gene encoding thiamine-phosphate kinase, producing MAPDQSSTAADPASPPAAPSLAELSESEVLARVLARLSAGSSGAETLVGPGDDCAVVRAPDGRFVVTTDMMVHGPDFRLAWSTPFDLGWKAAASNLSDVAAMGARPTALVVAIAAPQELGVDVLEGIADGLAAGCAAMAPGCGVVGGDLSASATLTLSITAFGSLDDRAPVLRSGARPGDVLAVAGNLGAAGLGLRLLFERAQEDGVPSVRRAARLRERLPAVLDAQLRPTSPIAAGIAAGRSASAMMDVSDGVVLDARRMARASGVVLDLDPAAVDAHAAPLTDVDGIDGALARSLVLGGGEDHAMLACFPEGVALPVGFTVLGRVREGAPEVRLGGAALEDRGGWDPYLGWDGAAG from the coding sequence ATGGCACCGGATCAGAGCTCCACCGCGGCCGACCCCGCCTCCCCGCCGGCCGCCCCGTCGCTGGCCGAGCTGAGCGAGAGCGAGGTCCTGGCCCGGGTGCTCGCCCGGCTGTCCGCCGGATCCTCGGGTGCCGAGACGCTGGTCGGGCCCGGCGACGACTGCGCCGTGGTGCGTGCTCCCGACGGCCGCTTCGTCGTCACCACGGACATGATGGTGCACGGCCCGGACTTCCGGCTCGCGTGGTCCACTCCGTTCGACCTCGGCTGGAAGGCGGCGGCGTCCAACCTCTCGGACGTCGCGGCGATGGGCGCCCGCCCGACGGCGCTGGTGGTCGCGATCGCCGCGCCGCAGGAGCTCGGCGTCGACGTGCTGGAGGGGATCGCCGACGGTCTGGCCGCGGGGTGCGCGGCGATGGCTCCGGGCTGCGGGGTGGTCGGGGGAGACCTCTCGGCCTCGGCGACCCTCACCCTCTCGATCACCGCGTTCGGCTCGCTCGACGACCGTGCGCCCGTGCTGCGGAGCGGAGCCCGTCCGGGTGACGTGCTGGCCGTGGCGGGGAACCTGGGCGCGGCGGGCCTCGGACTGCGGCTGCTCTTCGAGCGGGCGCAGGAGGACGGAGTGCCGTCCGTGCGACGCGCGGCGCGGCTCCGGGAGCGGCTGCCGGCGGTCCTCGACGCGCAGCTGCGGCCGACCTCGCCGATCGCGGCGGGGATCGCCGCCGGCCGCTCCGCCAGCGCGATGATGGACGTCTCCGACGGCGTCGTCCTCGACGCGCGGCGGATGGCGCGTGCGAGCGGAGTGGTCCTCGACCTCGATCCGGCGGCGGTCGACGCGCATGCGGCACCGCTGACCGACGTCGACGGGATCGATGGGGCGCTCGCTCGCTCGCTCGTGCTGGGCGGCGGCGAGGACCACGCGATGCTCGCCTGCTTCCCGGAGGGCGTCGCGCTCCCCGTCGGCTTCACCGTGCTCGGGCGGGTCCGCGAGGGCGCTCCCGAGGTCCGGCTCGGCGGAGCGGCTCTCGAGGACCGCGGCGGATGGGACCCCTACCTCGGCTGGGACGGCGCCGCGGGGTGA
- the rsmD gene encoding 16S rRNA (guanine(966)-N(2))-methyltransferase RsmD yields the protein MTRIISGYAGSLTLKVPRAGTRPTSDRVREAVFSALEARDALDEATVLDLYAGSGALGLEAASRGAAYVVLVERDPSAARTIDANARAVVSAAAAGRLPRPRIEVVTSSVRSFLDRAAGLLADTVLLDPPYDVTEEELAADLAGVLPLLHEHAVVVVERSSRSPEPTWPAGLERERRKDYGDTTIWWASRSEAD from the coding sequence GTGACCAGGATCATCTCCGGCTACGCCGGGTCGCTCACCCTCAAGGTCCCGCGCGCCGGCACCCGTCCCACCAGCGATCGTGTCCGCGAGGCCGTCTTCTCGGCACTCGAGGCGCGCGACGCCCTCGACGAGGCGACGGTCCTCGACCTCTACGCCGGATCCGGAGCACTCGGGCTCGAGGCCGCCAGCCGCGGAGCCGCCTACGTGGTGCTCGTGGAGCGCGATCCCTCCGCCGCCCGGACGATCGATGCGAACGCCCGGGCCGTCGTCTCGGCGGCTGCGGCCGGACGGCTGCCGCGCCCGCGGATCGAGGTGGTCACCTCGTCCGTCCGCTCGTTCCTCGACCGCGCCGCAGGATTGCTCGCCGACACGGTGCTCCTGGACCCGCCCTACGACGTCACCGAGGAGGAGCTCGCGGCCGATCTGGCGGGAGTGCTGCCGCTGCTGCACGAGCACGCCGTCGTGGTCGTCGAGCGGAGCTCCCGCAGCCCGGAGCCGACGTGGCCCGCCGGACTCGAGCGCGAGCGCCGCAAGGACTACGGGGACACCACGATCTGGTGGGCCTCCCGCTCCGAGGCCGACTAG
- a CDS encoding AAA family ATPase codes for MSREEFTAHCGAILRNLTSVIDGKDDEVSMALTVFLAGGHLLMEDVPGTGKTVLAKSLAASVGGSVARIQFTPDLLPSDVTGVSVYNQATRDFEFKPGPVFANILIGDEINRASPKTQSALLECMEERQVSVDGITHLLPRPFAVVATQNPVEMEGTYSLPEAQRDRFMARLSLGYPDERAELEMIRTRDAASPLDALRPVVTRDELERMIDYVQSVYVAPPVQEYVVAIMQATRIDPELRLGGSPRATLQLIAAAKSLAAINDRDFVVPDDIDALAVPVLGHRLLPATRLPGRSGSGASHSVTEIVQRILASTPVPFSGRGD; via the coding sequence ATGTCCCGCGAGGAGTTCACCGCCCACTGCGGTGCGATCCTCCGCAATCTGACCAGCGTGATCGACGGCAAGGACGACGAGGTCTCGATGGCGCTGACCGTCTTCCTCGCCGGCGGCCATCTGCTGATGGAGGACGTGCCGGGCACCGGCAAGACCGTCCTCGCGAAGTCTCTCGCCGCCTCGGTCGGCGGCAGCGTCGCCCGCATCCAGTTCACCCCGGACCTGCTGCCCTCCGACGTCACCGGCGTCTCGGTGTACAACCAGGCGACCCGGGACTTCGAGTTCAAGCCCGGCCCGGTCTTCGCGAACATCCTCATCGGCGACGAGATCAACCGCGCCTCGCCCAAGACGCAGTCGGCCCTGCTCGAGTGCATGGAGGAGCGCCAGGTGTCGGTCGACGGCATCACGCACCTCCTCCCTCGCCCCTTCGCGGTCGTGGCGACGCAGAACCCCGTCGAGATGGAGGGGACCTACAGCCTCCCCGAGGCGCAGCGCGACCGCTTCATGGCCCGGCTCTCGCTCGGCTACCCCGACGAGCGCGCCGAGCTCGAGATGATCCGCACCCGAGACGCGGCCAGCCCGCTCGACGCTCTGCGGCCCGTCGTCACGCGCGACGAGCTCGAGCGGATGATCGACTACGTGCAGTCGGTCTACGTCGCGCCCCCCGTGCAGGAGTACGTCGTCGCGATCATGCAGGCGACGCGCATCGATCCGGAGCTGCGCCTGGGCGGGAGTCCCCGCGCGACGCTGCAGCTCATCGCCGCGGCGAAGTCGCTCGCCGCGATCAACGACCGCGACTTCGTCGTGCCGGACGACATCGACGCGCTCGCGGTGCCCGTTCTCGGACACCGCCTGCTCCCCGCGACCCGTCTGCCGGGACGCTCCGGTTCGGGTGCCTCGCACTCGGTGACCGAGATCGTGCAGCGGATCCTGGCGTCGACGCCCGTGCCCTTCAGCGGCCGTGGCGACTGA
- a CDS encoding DUF58 domain-containing protein — MATERRGLDGPSPRIGSLPALGGVALTLRGWAFVVLGTAAIVAAPLVDFRELLFMGLVLLGLPFGAVVSLAVSTPVVQVQRRFEPRVVAVGDVVDVDVVLENRGGPLRSARAEDRLTRRDRGDDSGRSVASGGFGLPPVARAGQRSSRVRARYRLPAGRRGIHRLGPLRIVRSEALGLALRESIVGSAQPFVVTPRAVPLESDVLDAFGAGGSSPVAHATAGSGTDDVIPRDYRPGDAMRRVHWRASARSGELMVRQDEQNTDPHAWILLESRASRVLDRPAGDGRRARGDGDRLEWAVSMTASLAVHLLDRGFETHLVETGAGPDVQHSEDEREVAHDVLLRLAELVPSEESADAAARIAGEMREAGGVRPVFAVLTRLREEDLDALSSLASHARPAIAFLVEGTAEEEAALSSLGWYPVAATARTSIEEAWSEALALRAIA, encoded by the coding sequence GTGGCGACTGAGCGCCGCGGCCTCGACGGGCCCTCTCCGCGCATCGGCTCCCTCCCCGCGCTGGGCGGGGTCGCGCTCACGCTGCGCGGCTGGGCCTTCGTCGTGCTCGGCACGGCGGCGATCGTGGCCGCGCCGCTGGTGGACTTCCGCGAGCTGCTGTTCATGGGGCTCGTGCTCCTCGGACTGCCCTTCGGGGCCGTCGTGTCGCTCGCGGTCTCGACGCCGGTCGTGCAGGTGCAGCGGCGCTTCGAGCCGCGCGTCGTGGCGGTCGGCGATGTCGTGGACGTCGACGTGGTGCTCGAGAACCGCGGCGGGCCGCTGCGCTCGGCCCGCGCCGAGGACCGGCTGACGCGGAGGGACCGCGGCGACGACTCCGGCCGCTCCGTCGCGAGCGGCGGGTTCGGACTGCCTCCCGTGGCGCGTGCAGGACAGCGGTCGAGCCGCGTCCGCGCCCGGTACCGCCTGCCCGCGGGACGACGCGGGATCCACCGCCTGGGCCCCCTGCGGATCGTGCGCAGCGAGGCCCTCGGGCTGGCTCTGCGCGAGAGCATCGTCGGCTCGGCGCAGCCGTTCGTCGTCACTCCGCGCGCCGTGCCGCTCGAGAGCGACGTGCTCGACGCGTTCGGCGCCGGCGGATCGAGCCCGGTCGCGCACGCGACAGCAGGATCGGGCACCGACGACGTCATCCCGCGCGACTACCGGCCCGGCGACGCGATGCGCCGGGTGCACTGGCGGGCGAGCGCGCGCTCGGGCGAGCTGATGGTGCGCCAGGACGAGCAGAACACCGATCCGCACGCGTGGATCCTGCTCGAGTCGCGGGCGAGCCGCGTCCTGGACCGGCCCGCCGGTGACGGCCGTCGAGCGCGCGGCGACGGCGACCGGCTCGAGTGGGCGGTCTCGATGACCGCCTCGCTGGCCGTCCACCTGCTCGACCGCGGATTCGAGACCCACCTCGTCGAGACCGGCGCGGGGCCCGACGTGCAGCACTCGGAGGACGAGCGCGAGGTCGCGCACGACGTCCTGCTCCGGCTCGCGGAGCTCGTGCCGTCCGAGGAGTCGGCCGACGCCGCCGCGCGGATCGCCGGCGAGATGCGCGAGGCCGGGGGAGTGCGTCCGGTCTTCGCCGTGCTCACCCGCCTCCGCGAGGAGGACCTGGACGCGCTCTCGTCGCTCGCCTCGCACGCCCGGCCCGCCATCGCGTTCCTCGTCGAGGGGACCGCGGAGGAGGAGGCCGCGCTCTCCTCGCTGGGGTGGTACCCGGTCGCCGCGACCGCGCGCACGAGCATCGAGGAGGCCTGGTCCGAGGCCCTCGCGCTGAGGGCGATCGCATGA
- a CDS encoding DUF3488 and transglutaminase-like domain-containing protein, whose translation MSRRTDRDPRAGSALLSLLLWLALVSAASGTGRLLEGVGWLVQLALAVGVVLAVPAGARALRAHPVVPPVLGTLTAVVVLTAMFVPARALFFLLPTPAAIADAQTLAQAGFTSIAQQGLPATADSGIAFLLVGGVVVLAWAADLFAFSVRLPALTGLFLLALLAVPAIIDPSEVSWPSLVLTALAYAGVLAAGSRPERRAPARRLSAASALPSVAVVGVVVVSAGLLAGSASGYVRTPSSSGVSGTLFNGSIDPVVALGDDLRRPNPVTVLRYSTDSDLPVYLRVLTVSDFDGENWAPSGTEATAPVEEPIAPEGLAESVPRETEQVEVEVETLRSQWLPVPYPVSSLEGVGDGWLQDVQDGSIRGDATTRAGDEYRVEALRLAPDPQQLLAAPASGDALERYLALPADVPDVVGTTAAEVTAEAGNAYDRARALQSFFRSSEFTYSEDTPAEEGYDGDGVGVLEAFLEVREGYCVHFASAMAVMARELGIPSRLAIGYQPGSVVPSSGSDLTDYRLLSSDLHAWPELFFEGVGWLPFEPTPSRGAPASYTLPSATSSTGATPGASAGAAPEQSEEAEATPTPTVSSATATPGAVGSSTAATAPVVTAWVLLLLLLLVPWLLRTVQRSLRRRAADGGSAEAAWAEVLASARDLGVPVEETDSPRAQEALLRDALGEDAAARNDLSLLRDTVERARYAPVAASEAAGWAAGARVVRALRIAAGAPRRAFAAVLPRSALGAFSRVGRPSSDL comes from the coding sequence ATGAGCCGGCGCACCGATCGCGACCCGCGGGCCGGCTCCGCCCTGCTCTCGCTCCTGCTCTGGCTCGCCCTCGTCTCGGCGGCGTCGGGCACGGGCCGACTGCTCGAGGGCGTCGGCTGGCTCGTCCAGCTGGCCCTCGCCGTCGGAGTCGTGCTCGCGGTGCCCGCGGGTGCGCGGGCTCTCCGCGCGCACCCCGTCGTGCCGCCCGTGCTCGGCACGCTCACGGCGGTCGTCGTCCTCACCGCGATGTTCGTGCCGGCGCGCGCACTGTTCTTCCTGCTGCCGACCCCGGCGGCGATCGCCGACGCGCAGACCCTCGCGCAGGCCGGATTCACCTCGATCGCCCAGCAGGGCCTGCCCGCCACCGCCGACAGCGGCATCGCGTTCCTCCTGGTGGGCGGCGTCGTCGTCCTCGCCTGGGCCGCCGACCTCTTCGCCTTCTCGGTGCGGCTGCCCGCGCTGACCGGGCTGTTCCTCCTCGCGCTGCTCGCGGTGCCGGCGATCATCGACCCCTCCGAGGTGTCCTGGCCGAGTCTCGTGCTGACCGCGCTGGCCTACGCCGGGGTGCTCGCCGCGGGATCGCGTCCCGAGCGCCGGGCTCCCGCCCGCCGGCTGTCCGCCGCCTCCGCCCTGCCGTCGGTCGCGGTCGTCGGAGTGGTCGTCGTCTCCGCGGGGCTGCTCGCGGGCTCCGCATCCGGCTACGTCCGCACGCCGTCCTCCTCCGGGGTCTCGGGCACCCTGTTCAACGGGTCGATCGATCCCGTCGTGGCGCTGGGCGACGACCTGCGCCGGCCCAACCCGGTGACGGTGCTGCGCTACTCCACCGACTCCGATCTGCCCGTGTACCTCCGCGTGCTCACGGTCTCGGACTTCGACGGCGAGAACTGGGCGCCGAGCGGCACGGAGGCGACGGCCCCGGTCGAGGAGCCGATCGCTCCCGAAGGCCTCGCCGAGAGCGTGCCGCGCGAGACCGAGCAGGTCGAGGTCGAGGTCGAGACCCTCCGCAGCCAGTGGCTGCCGGTGCCCTACCCGGTCTCCTCCCTCGAGGGCGTCGGGGACGGCTGGCTGCAGGACGTGCAGGACGGCTCGATCCGCGGCGACGCGACCACCCGGGCCGGCGACGAGTACCGGGTCGAGGCGCTGCGCCTCGCGCCCGACCCGCAGCAGCTGCTCGCCGCACCGGCGTCGGGCGACGCCCTCGAGCGCTACCTGGCTCTCCCGGCCGACGTGCCCGACGTGGTGGGCACCACCGCGGCTGAAGTCACGGCCGAGGCGGGGAACGCGTACGACCGGGCGCGCGCGCTGCAGTCGTTCTTCCGCTCCTCCGAGTTCACCTACTCCGAGGACACCCCGGCCGAGGAGGGCTACGACGGCGACGGCGTGGGCGTCCTCGAGGCGTTCCTCGAGGTGCGCGAGGGCTACTGCGTGCACTTCGCCTCGGCGATGGCGGTCATGGCGCGCGAGCTCGGGATCCCGTCCCGCCTGGCGATCGGCTACCAGCCGGGATCCGTGGTGCCCTCCTCCGGCAGCGACCTGACGGACTACCGCCTGCTCTCCTCCGATCTGCACGCCTGGCCCGAGCTGTTCTTCGAGGGCGTCGGCTGGCTGCCCTTCGAGCCCACTCCGAGCCGGGGCGCTCCGGCGTCGTACACGCTGCCCAGCGCGACGTCCTCGACCGGCGCGACGCCCGGGGCGTCGGCCGGTGCCGCTCCCGAGCAGTCCGAGGAGGCCGAGGCGACCCCGACGCCGACCGTGTCCTCCGCCACGGCGACCCCCGGTGCGGTCGGCTCCTCGACGGCGGCGACGGCGCCCGTCGTCACCGCGTGGGTGCTCCTGCTGCTCCTCCTGCTGGTCCCGTGGCTCCTCCGCACCGTTCAGCGCTCGCTCCGGCGGCGTGCGGCCGACGGGGGATCCGCGGAGGCCGCCTGGGCGGAGGTGCTGGCGAGCGCCAGGGATCTCGGCGTGCCGGTCGAGGAGACCGACTCCCCGCGTGCGCAGGAGGCGCTGCTGCGCGACGCCCTCGGCGAGGACGCCGCCGCGCGGAACGACCTGTCGCTCCTCCGCGACACGGTCGAGCGGGCGCGCTACGCCCCTGTAGCCGCCTCGGAGGCGGCGGGCTGGGCCGCCGGTGCGCGGGTGGTGCGGGCGCTGCGGATCGCGGCGGGCGCTCCGCGCCGCGCATTCGCCGCGGTGCTCCCGCGCTCCGCGCTCGGCGCCTTCTCCCGCGTCGGACGTCCGAGCTCCGACCTATGA